The Flavobacterium galactosidilyticum nucleotide sequence TTTGTTTCCAGCAATGCAAAAAAAGCTGGAAAATGTAGGTGAAAAAGCAGGCCAATTTACGGAAATGACAGGTTCATTTTCACAAATCAAACATATTGAATATGTAGATCAAAATCCTATTGGTCGAAGTTCACGTTCTAATCCTGTTACGTATATCAAAGCGTATGATGACATTAGAGAATTATACGCCAAAGAAAAACTATCTAAAATAAGAGGTTATCAGGCCAAACACTTTTCGTTTAATGTAGATGGTGGTCGCTGTGAAACTTGTAAAGGAGAAGGTTCTATCAATGTAGAAATGGTCTTTATGGCCGATGTTCAGTTGCCTTGTGAAACTTGTAATGGAAAAAGATTCAAAAAAGAAGTATTAGAAGTGGCTTTTGAAGATAAAAACATACATGATATACTGACCATGACTGTTGATGACGCTATTGCTTTCTTTATCGCTAACAAGCAAGCAAAAATCATTCAAAAACTACAACCCCTACAAGATGTCGGATTAGGATATGTACAATTAGGACAATCTTCCTCTACACTTTCTGGCGGAGAAGCGCAACGTATTAAATTGGCTTCCTTCTTAGTAAAAGGAGCTACGAAAGACAAAGCACTTTTTGTTTTTGACGAGCCTACAACAGGATTGCATTTTCATGACATCAAGAAATTATTAACTTCGTTTGATGCTTTAATAGAGAAAGGACATTCCATAATTGTAATTGAACACAACCTTGACCTTATAAAGTGTGCGGATTGGGTTATCGATTTAGGCCCTGAAGGTGGAGAAAACGGTGGTCAGTTACTCGCTGTAGGAACACCCGAAGAAATTGCCAAAAACAAAAAATCAATTACAGGTGCTTATTTGAAAGCAGTTCTAAAGAAATAAAAAAAAAGCCGATAAATCCATTTCTAGACTTATCGGCTTTCTATTATTATTATAATGTTTCTAGAATCTATATCCTAAACTTAAACCGCTTCTAATCCCAGCCCATGGGCCGCTTATTTTTATTGTTGCGCCATTTGCGTTAGCTTTAGCTTCAATATCTCCTATAGGAAGATCAATATTATCAAGCTCTTTTTGAAGTTCGGCTTGCTCAAACGGAGTCAACGTTCTATCAGTTACACCTGCAAAATCACCTTTTGAAGTACCATAATGAGGTCCAGCAATCCACCAGTCTAAAATTATATTTTTACCCAAATTAAATTGAGCTCCAAACTGTAGTCCAAAAGTATTAGCAGTTAGTTTACCACCCATATCGATATCCTCCTGAGGACCTAAATCACTACTGAATGTAAAATTCACATCACTAATATCATATTTTAAATGCCTGTAAAATGGAGCGATATAAAATCCTTTTCCGTAGCCTTTTCCTAGATAAAATCGAACCTCAGGCGTAATAGCCGAATATCCTAATTGTGCATTGTTGAACATATCTTTGGTATCAGGATCGTCTGATACTAAATCATTTATCTGCGATTTAAAAGGCACGCTTCCTTTAGATATAAAACTATATCCAACTACAACGCCAATGCGTTTAGTCAGAATTCTTTCATATTGAAATTGAACATTTTTAAAAGCAAGACTTGTCAAACTAATTTTTACATTATTATTTTTTGTCATAAAGTCATCATTTGAATCCGCTGTTTGCGAGAAACCAATAAAAACGCTACAAAAAACAAATGTAATGGAGAGTAAAACTTTTTTCATAAATTTTGATTTTAAGTTATTTATGGACCAAATATAATACATTATCCCATATAACATTTCTCTTCGAAAGGATTTCCATCTTCATCTAATGCAACCAGTATTTTTTTAGCTTTTGAAGAAACTTGCGATATATAAATCCACACGATTGACCAAAGTCCAAGCGTGGCACAAAACATAAAAAAATTAGAAATGTGATCTACCTTCTTTTCACTTTTAAGTAAAATAGCATACGGCAATTTATCATTTCTCTCTAAAATCACAAATCCGTTGTTGGTTTTATTAGTTAAAATAGAGGAGAATTTTATTAAATTTTCGTCATTTACACTATTATTACTTTTCATAGTACCTAAGATTATTAACCTGTTAATTAGATTGTTAGTGCTAAAAATAGCAATCGCAAATTTAAAAGCTTATTTAGAATCTCACAATACCCACTTTTAGTGATATTTCGGCTAGATGATTTAGAAAAATTATTTTCTAACTTTTTTCAAAACTACATCTATAGCTTGATTGATTTCAGGAGAAATAGCGAATTTGTAATTAATGTAAACATACATAATGGTAACTAAAATTGATTTTAATCCCATTGAAATTATTGGATTAAAGGGAAATTCCCAGAAGTAAAAGACTAAGAATAATATAAATGTGATCCCAAGAGAATAGATAGTTTGCACTGTAAAAGGGAACAAATGCAGTCGTTTAACCACAAAAAGTAATTTAGCTACGCTATATAAGGTAATCGATAATAATGTCGCAAAAGCACAGCCCATAATACCATAACGTGGAATAAAAATCATATTCAAACCGATCGCTACTGCAACTAAAAGAACACCAAGAAACAGTACTGCTCTGTAGTATTTAGTATTAAAAATAATGGCATTATTATTCCCTAAAATCAAGTCGAAATATTTTGAAATTCCGATCATAAAAACAACTAAGATTCCTCCGCTGTATTCCTCAGGTACCATTTCATAAAGTTGATTAATATTGACAAAAATTCCTAACATCACATAACCACCTACAACTTGTAGGTTAATAGAGGTTTTCTTATACAGACTATCAAGCTCCTTAAATTTATTATCATGCATTAATTTTGCAGTAATGGGATATACAATTTGATGCATCGCACGACTAGGAACCGAAATCACTAAGGCTATAAAAGTAGCAATCGAATAAAAGGCAATGTTATCGATAATCATATACTGATTGAGCATAATTTTGTCTCCATCTAGAAGTAAATTTGCCACACTTCCTGATAAAATTATATAAAAAGTATAAGTAAGTATATCTCTGGTGTTTTTTGGCATTGCAAGTTGAAACGTGGGTTTCTGAATCTTAAAAGCATAAAACATAGTTACGATAAAAGCCAAAAAATACAATGCTGCAGTTCCATATACAAATCCTTCTACGCTCAACCATTCGAAATAAACACCTATCAATAGTATTAGTGAAAACATTCTCAAACCAACTTCCTTGATAAAATTACCGAAAACAGAATGCATATGTACTCTTGCCCAAGCGTAAAAAATTTCGAAATAAGCCATGCATAAACCGATAAATGGAATCAACCAAACGTAACTTTTAACGATCTCATTCTTCTTCGAGAGAAAAAATAAAATTTCATCATAGAAAAATAATGCGATAAGTAACATCGGAATTATTACAACTAAGGGAAACAACACCGTAAAAGATAAAAACCGAGATTTCTCATCTACTGTTTCGTACTGCGAGTAGAATTTGACCAATGTGTTTTGCATGCCAATAGCAAACAATGGCATAATAACATTGGCGCAAGAAGTAATATAATTCGTTAAACCGTAAAAGGTAGCACCCAAAAGAATAGGATATAAATACAGCGTGTTTATAGCTCCAATACCAAAACCCAAATAAGTAATTATTGTATTCTTTAAAGATTGATTTAATACGATTCCCATGAAAGGTTAGCAGTTATAGGTTGAATGTTAGAAATTAGCATGAATCAATTGAGCCAGTTCTTTGGTTAAACTTTTACGGGAATATTTTTGTAAACCCACTCCATTTGACTGTAATTTTCCTTCTAAAAATTGATTATAAAAGTCCAAAATTACACTTTTTAATTTCATTTTTTCCGAATACCTAAGGAACACACCAGTATTAGTACTAGTTATTATTTCTGCAAAATCAGAATCTTGAGGTCCAATGGCGATTATAGGCCTATTAGAGACCATATATTCAAATAATTTACCAGGAATTATACTTTTAGTATCTTCTGAATTAATCTCGATAAGCAACAAAACCTGAGATTTTCTTTGATGAGCAATGGCGACTTTATGTGAAACGTAGCCCAAATTATTCAAATACGGATTTAATCCAAATTGGCTTATGGTTTCTAAAACTTCTTGACTAACCGCTCCTATTAATTTAATTTCTAAATGGGATTTGAAATCAGGAATTTCTTGAATTAATTCAGTTAAACTTTCCCATAAAATCAACGGATTCCTTTCGGATAAAAAAGAGCCAATGTGAGCCAAACTGAATTTGGTATCCAAAGTTTGTTTCTCCACTTGCTCGGAATCGTAACCATTTGTTATAACACTGATAGGCTTAGTTGTAATGGCTTCAAATTCGGTTTTAGTAGTTTTGCTAGTTACAATAATTGTATCAGCGCAATTCAAAACCTTATGCTCTAAAGTTTTATGCTTCTTGGCAGCAAAATTCGACAAACGTAATGATTTATGATACCCAATTGTAGTCCAAGGATCACGGAAATCAGCAAACCATTTTAAATCTAATTTTTGTTTTAATTCTAATCCAATAAGATGCAAACTATGTGGCGGTCCCGAAGTAATGATTGTATCAATATTATTTTCTACAATATACTTTTCTAAATAGGAAACAGAAGGTTTTACCCAAAACACACGTGCATCTGGAATAAAAAGATTTCCTCGAATCCAAAGAAAGGTTTTATCTAAAAAGGACTGTTTCTTTTTATTAGGAATAATTCCTGAGCTGATTTTCTTAGTTTTATTTTTCGAAAGAAATGAAGCTAATTGATAGGGCTCAAATATTTTATTTCGTAGAATCATTGCCTTATCTGAAACTTCATTTACCAGATTTTCATCAACAATAGGATACGTAGGATTTTCAGGAATATAAACTATTGGCTGAATTCCGAAATCTGGTAGGTATTTAACGAATTTTAACCATCGTTGCACGCCAGGTCCTCCCGCAGGTGGCCAATAATAGGTTATAACAAGGATTTTTTTATTTTCCAAAAGTACATTTTCTATTAATATAATAAATGATTGCTGATTGAAGATTAACGAATTTTGAATGCAAATTTAAAAAATTAAAAATCTGCAATCGTTAACCAACAATCTTAAATCTTAACCTGTTTTTTCCTTTCAAAATAGACTCCTCCAATTAAAAGTAATAAGATCCCGAAACCACTGACCAAAGTAATAGTACTTCCTGTTTTTATAACTTGTGGTTCAAATTTGAATTCTATTGTATGTTTTCCTGCTGGAATTTGCAATCCTCTCAAAACATAATCTACTCTTATATGATCTGATTTTTTCCCGTCGATGTATGCATTCCATCCATTCTTATAATACATTTCAGAGAAAACAGCTAAACCTTCATTCGCATTATTTGACTTATAAATTAAATGGTTGGGTTTGTAAGAATCCAAAGTAATTGTTGCCGAACTGTCTTTGGCGAAAGCCTTAACGCTAATTATAAACTCTTTCTCATTGACAATTGCTACATTTTTAGAATCTAAACTGTCCAACGCTTTCATCTCTTCGTCAGGAGTTGTTACTAATTTCACTTGACTCACAAACCAAGCATTTCCGTTAGCATCTGGGTTTGTAGTTGGAAACTCTTTCCCTTCTTTATCTCTTTGAATAACATATTTCACATTAAGCATGCTTAATACTTCAATATTGCTTTTTACAATTTGGTAATCGATCAATTGCTGCATTCTTCTAGGACGAACGGCACTATAACCTCCAATAGATTTATGAAAATAAGAAGCTCTTGCTCCCATTATATCTCCCACTTCAAAAACTCTATAATTTGAGGTATCTCTCAAAATTTGTTCGTCAGATGGTGTTTCTTGAAACGGCATTGTAACTTCACTTCCTCTCACAAAATCCTTAGCGGAAACATAATTTTTATCTACAAAAAACAAGTCGGAAACCATGATTACACCAACAATAATAATCGCTGTTTTCTGCGCTAATTTATCTTTCATTGCAAACCACAGAACTCCAGCTGTAATTAGCATAAAGAAAGCGGAACGCAATAAGTCAGCACTATACAAACTCATTCTATCTAGCTTCAACGCATCAACAAATGCAGGCCCATAACTTTCTCTGTAAGCAGCGTCATTACCACCAGAAAAACTAAACATACTTTTGCTAAGGAACAAGATTATAATAATTCCTAAACCTAGAATAGCAGTTTCATAAAGTGCTTTCAATTGTGATTTTTTATCCAATTGAAAGAAAGATTGTAATCCCATAATTGCCAAAACAGGAAAACATAACTCCAAGACAACTTGTATCGAAGAAACTGCTCTAAACTTATCATATAACGGAATGTAATCTATAAAAAAGTTAGTTACTAGAGGAAAATTTTTTCCCCAAGAAAGAACTAAAGCAACTAATGACCCCGCAAGGAATACATATTTTATTTTACGTTTATCAATAAATAAAGCCAAAACTGCCAAAAAGAAAACTACAGCTCCAATATAAGCTGGCGCAGCTACAATAGGTTGATCACCCCAATAGGTTGGCATTCCTGAAACAAAATCAGTTGCTTGTGCTTCAGGAACTCCTTGACTAATCATGAATTCGAACATATGACTGTCCTTACCCACGGCTTCATTGTTAGATCCACCAAAAATTCTTGGCGCAATCAAATTGAAACTTTCCATAATCCCATAACTATATTCCGTGATGTAGTCTCTACTCATGGCACTCGTAGTTTCATTCTTAGAGCCATTTGGATTGAAAGTCAATTCACTTTTACCACGAATACTGAAATCAGCATATTCTGTTGTTGCTAATAAATTTGTAGCATTGGCACCAATGGCAAAAAACCCTGCAATTGCTAAAGTTCCAAAAGAATAAAGCATCGCTTTGTAATCCTTTTCTTTAACTTGCTGATAGATGAAATAAGCGCAAAGTATCAATAAGAAAATCAGTAAATAATACGTCATTTGGAAGTGATTGGCACTGATTTCTAATGCTGTCGCAAAAAGTGTTATCAGTCCACCGAGAATATATTTTTTTCGAAAAACCAAAATAAATCCAGCAATAACCATTGGCATATAGGCAATAGCATGCGCTTTAGCATTATGCCCAACACCCAAAATTATAATCATATAGGTAGATAACCCAAAGGCTAATGCACCGAAAAAAGCTTTTAATGGATCTATTTTTAGAACCAGCATTAAGCCATAAAACCCAAGGAAATATAAAAATAAATAATCTGCAGGACGCGGTAAAAAACGCAAAACATCATCAATCGCTCCTATATAATCATGAGGATATTTAGCACCTAATTGATAAGTAGGCATTCCACCGAACGCAGAATTTGTCCAAAAAGGCTCTACATTATCCGTTGCTCTAAAGTCATTTTGTTCTTTAGCCATTCCTGTGTATTGCACAATATCTGATTGTGAAATTTGTTTTCCTTGCAATACAGGGTAAAAATAGATCACTGAAACAAGTACAAAACCAAAAATGGCAAGTGCGTGCGGGTAGAACTTATTAAGTTTTTTCAATTTAAAAAAAGTTTGGATTAAAGTAAAAAGCTTGTTAAAAACGCAAACTTAATCTATTTCTTCGTAATCAACATAATCCCCAACTTTTTTGGTTTCGCGTGGATTCTTGGCATTTGCAGTATTGTATATCACTTCTTCTTTGGTTTGTGATTTTTGCCAAGTATTTTGTTGTTGTTTTTGATGTTGCTGTTGCATATTTTGGCCTGCTTTTTCCACTACTTTCTTAACTAGTAAAGGCAAAAACAATTTTGCTAAAAAGCGGAAAATATAGTAGAAAGCAATCATGTAAAAAATTGCTTTTATAAAACCAGTAAATGAAGCTGTTTGCATAAATATATTTTTTTTTCAAAATTAAGAAATCAAACGGTCAAAAGTAAGTTATCATTCTTAAATAAATAATAAAATATAGTACATTTGAAAAGCGTTATTACTTTTTAACCCAAAAATGATATGTCTATAATCAAAACTACACTTCTTGCAGCTATTTTCTTAATTCCAATGTGGCATTATGGACAACATACGGATCAAATAAACTCCAACAGACCTGGAGAAACAATGTCTGCTTTTGCAGTTGGAAAATCCGTATTTCAAATGGAGACCGGCATTTACGGAATTAAAGAAAAACACGAGTTACTAAATTATGAAAATAAGGGACTAGGGCTAGATGTGATGCTACGCTGGGGATTATTTTTTGAGCAATTAGAATTAATTGCTGATTTGCAGTACCAAAATCAACAACACCTGGAAAACTTTGTAATGGACCAACAATCAGGATTAAAAAAGACCGTTTTTGGAGCTAAATATTTGATATTCGATCCTTTCAAAAATTACGAGAAAAAAGTTAATCTTTACAGTTGGAAAGCCAATCGAGCTTTTGACTGGCACCAATTAATACCTGCCGTTTCTGTATTTGCAGGTGCTAATCTTACTATGTCTAACAATCCCTATTATTTTTCGCCAAAAGGAGAAATATCACCAAAAGTGATGTTGATTACACAAAACCATTTAGGCGATGGTAAATGGGTTTTTGTAACAAACATCATTGGTGATTACATAGGTACTGATTTTCCAAGTTATGGTTATGTACTAACTTTAACGAGAGGTTTTAACGATAAATGGTCTGGATTTATTGAAAATCAAGGTTTCAAAAGTGATTTTTATAGCGATGCAATTATTAGAGGTGGAGCTGCTTTTTTATTAAACAAAGACATGCAAATTGATGCTTCAATTAGTAACAGTTTAAAAAACACTCCTTCGATGCTTTATGGAGGCATAGGTTTCTCTTGGCGCTATGATGCAAATTACAAAGAGGTGAGAATGAAGATAAAATAAAGCGAACATAAAAAAAGCGCAAAACATAAAAAAAATAAACATAGAATTTCAAACAATAGTATGATTACAATACAAGAAGCGAAAACAAAAAGCGAATTAAAAGAATATATAAAATTTCCATTTAAGCTATATAAAAATAATAAAAACTGGGTTCCACCGCTAATTACTGACGAGCTAGAAGGTTTTGATAAGGAAAAAAATCCCGCTTTTGAAACTGCCGAAGCTTATTTTTATGTTGCTAAAAGAAATAACGAAATAGTTGGTAGAATTACTGCCATAATAAATTGGAGCGAAGTAAACGATCAGCAAAAAAAGAAAGTTCGTTTCGGGTGGTTTGATGTAATTGATGATATCGAAGTAACAAAGGCATTACTAGAAAAAGTATATGAACTGGGACGTAAACACAATTTAGAGTATGTAGAAGGTCCAATTGGTTTCTCTAATCTAGACAAAGTAGGCGTTTTGACGGAAGGATTTGAGGAGATAGGAAATATGATTACGTGGTATAATAATCCCTATTATGCAAACCATTTCGAAGAGTTGGGTTATGTTAAAGAAAAAGAATATATCGAAAGTAAATTCCCTTTTTCAAACGTAAAACCGGAGTTTTTTGAAAAAGCAAATGACTTGGTTAAAAGAAGATATTCTTTAAATCCACTCAATTTTAAAACAACAGCAGAAGTAATGCCTCACGTGGATAAAATGTTTGATTTATTCAACGCATCTTACGCATCATTATCCTCATTTGTGGCCATTTCTGATTCTCAGAAAGAATATTTCAAGAAAAAATACATCAGTTTTATCAATCCAGAATTTATAAAATTCGTGGAAGATAAAGATCATAATATTGTTGCGTTTAGCATTGTTATGCCATCTTTCACAGAAGCATTACAAAAAGCAAATGGGAAATTATTCCCGTTTGGTTTCCTACATTTACTTAAGGCAAAAAAGCACAGTAAAGATGTGATTTTCTATCTAATTGGTGTACTTCCCGAGTATCAGAACAAAGCAGTAACAGCTGTTATTTTCAAAGAATATTATGAAACTTTCAAGGAAAAAGGAATCGTAAATTGTTTTAGAACTCCCGAACTAGCGGATAATGCTGCAAGTATCAACTTATGGAAACATTTTAATACCGTTGTTCACAAAAGAAGATGTACTTATAGAAAAGACCTATAAATGAAGTACTCTTTGTGCTTTATAACAATTTAAAAAACAAAGCTGTAAATAGCGCTATTGATTTATAAAACAGTACTTAGTAATAAAAAATCATTTTTCTTCACTAAAAAAGTTTACATTTATCAAATGATAAAAAAAGCACTGATTTTCTTCCTTTTGATTTTTCCAGTGCTAAGTAATTCACAAGAATATGTGGATTTGATCAACGTAAGTTATGCCAAATCAGGTGAAACAAAATTCAGAAACAGTCCTGAAAAAACTACAGTTTCTATTTTTGACTCAAAAGTGCTTTTGCCCATAGTTTTAAATCCTAAAACAGCGATCATCACTGGGTTTGATTTTAATATTAAAAATCTTCAATTATTACCTAATGCTGAGTTCAGTGACTTGTATTATACTCGCTTAAAATTGGGTGTCAATACAGAGCATTCGGATAAATGGACGGGATCGTATGCATTACTTCCTGTGATATCATCAGACTATAAAAAATTGAGTTTTGATGATGTTTATATGGGCGGAATAGCGATCTTGACCTATAAGAAAAACAAAAGCTTAAATTATAAATTTGGAGTTTATACAGGAACGGAAGCTTCAGGATATTTTATTACTGCATTACTAGGTATGTATTATAAAATTCCAAATTCTGATTTTGAAATTACTGCATTAATGCCTGGAATTCTTGATGTGAATTATGGTATTTCAAGTAGCACTAAAGTAGGGATTGATTATAAAGGGAGTTCTGAAGCCTTTAAATTTCATGATGAAAATATACTTAAGACGTACGTAGAAAATAGCACTTTAGAGTTTTCATCATATATTGAAAACAATTCATTAACTAAAAACTTACTTCTTCGTTTAAAAGCTGGTCTGGCGACAAATAGATATGATGTTTACGCTGTAGACGACAAATTTGATTTAAATATAACACCATTTAAAATTGGAGACGATAGAACGAAACTTAACGAAAAAATGAATAGTAGTGCGTTCTTTAGATTTGAAGCGATATACCGTTTCAACATTCCTTCGAAGTAAAAGAAGATAAGGGTTTACCAGTTATGGATATTGATACTTTTACTTATTAAAATACTTTCTACGTAAAATAAGTGTATTGTAATCCCATAAAAATACCCCCAAAAAGCTTATCACTTTTTGGGGGTATAATTCAAACATAAACTTACAAGATCATTTTAGATTGAAAATTGAGCTTTGTAACCTCAACATTCAACTTCGTTGTATCCCGTACTTCAAAACCTCGTTCCTTATTTAACGTCCATTAATTCAACATCAAAAATCAAAGTAGCGTTTGGCGGAATTGCTCCTCCAGCTCCACGAGATCCGTATCCTAAATGTGATGGAATTACAAAACGTGCTTTATCACCTACTTTCAGCAAAGCAATACCTTCGTCCCATCCTTCAATAACTTGACCTTGACCTAATCTGAAATCGATTGGTTTTTTTCTTGGATAAGAAGAATCAAAAACTTTACCGTTTTCTAATGATCCTTCATAGTGAACTGAAACCGTTTTACCGTTTTCCGCTTGTTTACCTTCACCCCTTTGAATGAATTGGTAACGCAAACCACTTTCTGTTTTCTCAAAACCAGCAGCTAATTTTTCCATTGCCGCTTCTGCTTCTGCTTTCAAAGCGATATCACGTTTGTTACGCGCTCCTTTGAAAGTGATAAAAGCTTCAATTGCATTCCAGTTTTCAGCTTCTTCACCTACTCTCACGATTTCAATTGACTCTAAAGCATCTCCCTGATCAACAGCATCAACAACATCTTGCCCTTCAACAACATGACCAAAAACAGTATGTTTGTTATCTAACCAATCCGTTGGAATATGAGTGATATAAAACTGTGAACCGTTTGTTCCAGGTCCTGAGTTAGCCATTGCTAAAACTCCTGGACGATTGTGTTTTAAACTTGGGTGAAATTCATCATCAAATTTATAACCTGGATCTCCAGTTCCTGTTCCTTGTGGACAACCACCTTGAATCATAAAATCAGGAATTACTCTATGAAATTTTAATCCATCGTAAAATTTAACTCCTTGTGGTTTTACTTTATTCTCTAATTTTCCTTCAGCTAATCCTACGAAATTCCCTACTGTTCCAGGAGTCAAATCATGTGTCAATTTTACTAAAACAGCCCCTTTTGTGGTGTTGAATTTAGCATATATTCCATTTTCCATTTCTGTATAATTTTTATTGAAATGCAAATTTACGAATTTAATTATAGAATTACCAATAGTTAACTTTTACGACTAATTCTCCTATCTAGAAGAAAGCAATAGGAGATTACAACAATTATAAAAAAAACAGTTTTATCGTTTTTTTTGATTCTAATTTATAAGTCATATTAAACGTTAACCGCGTTAATGTTCTTAATACTCATATAGAATTCTACTTACGAATCTTTTCAACAATTTTATGAAATTAATACTCCAAAAAATAGAGAATTGATTAAAAAAGCAACTTAACAAAAACCATAATCGAACATTTTTAATAATTATTTCAATATTGCAAAAACTTAATTACTTTAGTGCCACAAAACATTTCACAATCAAAAACTAACAAACCAAGATTACATGAAACATTTTCTACTTATCTGCCTTTTATTTTGCGGAATTGTTAATGCACAGCAAAAGCCAACCTTAGAATATTATTTACCAGAGAATGACACTTACAACAAAAACATACCTACACCCAAAAGTATATTCCATTTTGAATTAGGTGAAATGCACACCGATCATACGCAAGTGGCACATTACATGAATGAAGTAGCAAAGGCTTCTAACAGAATTTTTATTGAAACTACCGGCTATACTTACGAAAACAAACCACTACAGTTATTAACGATTTCGAGTCCAAAAAATTTAGCAAACCTAGACGAAATTCTTAAAAGACATCAAGCAGTCACAGACGCTGGAGCTA carries:
- a CDS encoding DUF6268 family outer membrane beta-barrel protein; this encodes MIKKALIFFLLIFPVLSNSQEYVDLINVSYAKSGETKFRNSPEKTTVSIFDSKVLLPIVLNPKTAIITGFDFNIKNLQLLPNAEFSDLYYTRLKLGVNTEHSDKWTGSYALLPVISSDYKKLSFDDVYMGGIAILTYKKNKSLNYKFGVYTGTEASGYFITALLGMYYKIPNSDFEITALMPGILDVNYGISSSTKVGIDYKGSSEAFKFHDENILKTYVENSTLEFSSYIENNSLTKNLLLRLKAGLATNRYDVYAVDDKFDLNITPFKIGDDRTKLNEKMNSSAFFRFEAIYRFNIPSK
- a CDS encoding peptidylprolyl isomerase; this translates as MENGIYAKFNTTKGAVLVKLTHDLTPGTVGNFVGLAEGKLENKVKPQGVKFYDGLKFHRVIPDFMIQGGCPQGTGTGDPGYKFDDEFHPSLKHNRPGVLAMANSGPGTNGSQFYITHIPTDWLDNKHTVFGHVVEGQDVVDAVDQGDALESIEIVRVGEEAENWNAIEAFITFKGARNKRDIALKAEAEAAMEKLAAGFEKTESGLRYQFIQRGEGKQAENGKTVSVHYEGSLENGKVFDSSYPRKKPIDFRLGQGQVIEGWDEGIALLKVGDKARFVIPSHLGYGSRGAGGAIPPNATLIFDVELMDVK